Genomic DNA from Hordeum vulgare subsp. vulgare chromosome 2H, MorexV3_pseudomolecules_assembly, whole genome shotgun sequence:
AAAACAATCAGCTGCTCAATCAGTTGGAATgaaaaaataaacataaaataacaCACCACTAAAGCCACATGAGTAGTAGGATGTAAGAAAGCAAATGCACATACTTGTTCCCGGGGCCGAGCACCACCAAAGAGGGATGGCCTAATAGATTGGACAACAAACTAAGTTATATACAACAAAAAGAATAATCATAATAACATTAACAGTGATTGCAAAAACTACAGTAAGGTAGTGACAAAATACTTCTCTACCAGTAAATGAACCAGGCATTGAATACGATTCTTATCAAACAAATTAAAGTAGAATGTTTGCGTTGACAAATTCAGCACCAGTACACAGTGCCAAAACAATGATTCTAAACATTCTCAGAAATAAGGGATGGGTCTGTTGTAAACAAATTACAGAAAATAGCACTAAGGTACCATTCTACTATTACAGACAGTCATATATCAAACATAAATACTTCTCCATATCTGATGACCTTGTGGTTCTACAATCCAAAACAGGACTACGGTGAGATCAAGGTGATCGGCACAAAATATGTACCATTAAAATAAATTAAAGAATCTACATTGATAAACTCATCCGCATGGTATTAAATGTTTAAAGATCACTCATTCCAGATACAGGATGCAATAAGGAAGTAGAGGAAGTAGTTTCCAAGCAGAAAAACACCTTGATCGGCACTAGCTGATGATATTAACTAGGCCTTCAAATGCAAGACATGTGTGCCTGTCTTGTGCTCTTTGGGTAAGCACGAGCTACATGCTAACTGTAAAAAAAAGGGAGACATGGCCTAGAGTATATTGGGTGTTATTTTGATCTGCCTACCAGGAAAATCCGAAACAATGTAAATACACATTCATAGTTAGAATACACGTAGTGCAAACAAACAGAGCAGACCAATTCCACATCTAAGTCGCGCCTATTCGACATTAATTGTAGATCAATTAACAGGAATAGTAAATATGGTGTTGGTACAAGATGGAATATAACACATACTTGAGCAGGTTAAAGTGTATTGTACTGATGACAATGACAGCACGTGATATATATGAGCCAATTTACAGCAAGCAACAAATGATCAGGTTAAAATATAAGAATATTTTGCGAAGCAAATAGGTAAGTTACAACAACAAAATGGAAAGCTAAACACTGCATACCTCTCCTTCGCAGCACTTTCACCAGACTGACCCACTGTATTAGAGCGAGGTTTCAGATTCAGCCGTGGTCGCTCCACGGTTGCCCTGCTTTCAGCATCTGCCCCTGCCACTCCCATTTTAGCTACGATCACATTCTGGCGCACTTCATGAACAACCTCAACCTGCATGACACTCGCTATCACAGGGACCGGAAGGACCTATAGAATTGTtatacaaaccaccaaggaaaaaGATTAAATTTTCACTATGTCATAGTGACCCTAATGACATCAAACTAGCTAACAAGAAATACATAATGCAATCATTTGTAGCTTCGCGTGAAGATATctcctactccctccattcctaaatataagtctttttagagatttcactagaagaccacatacgaagcaaaatgagtgaatctacactctaaagtatgtctatatacatccgtatgtagtctcctagtgaaacctctaagaggacttatatttaggaacggagggagtatatggttTGCAAACTCCAGTTGAATAACCAACAGTGATCGATTATTATTGCGACAATTTTACTTGATGCAATGCATGCGATTTCAATTTGCAATCAGATCAACTAGGAAGAAAGGTGTCACCAAGCAAGACTAAAGGGCCGCCTTCTAGAGAAGTAAAGATCAGCATAGAGCTCGGAAAGAACAGATGTAGTCACCTGCTTCTCTTCAACATAGGTAGGTGATGGTGCAGGGGATTCGATTGGCTTGGAACGAGGAAGCAGCTTCAGCTTGGGTCTCTCTGGGACCTCTCCGATTTTCCCTTCCCCAACCCTGCCTTCATGCGATGCAGGCCTCACTGGTTCCACACCCTTCTCCATGGCAACGTCCAGCCCTCTTAATCCAACTGACCTTGGCCTCTCCATGGCACCGTCCAGCTCTCTGACAGCCAACGCCCTTGGCCTCTCAATGGCACTGTCGAACCCTCTCGTTCCAACTAACCCTGGCCTCTCCATCTCAGGCGGGACCACCTGAGTCTCCAGCACTGGTGCCGACACGgacgcgggcggggaggagggcttcGACAAATGCCACCTACCGGAGATTACCTTCTCCACAGCGCTCGCCTGCGCGATGCGCGTCGCCGACCAGATCTGACCGCTGCTGGCGGCAGGAACAACCGGCGGCGCGGCTGGAGCGACCTCCCTCTTCGCACCCCAGGCGTTACCCGGTCCAGATCTAGCGGGGGCCACCGCCGGCACGGAGGGGAACGACGGGGGCGACGGCGCAGGGCGGCGAGGCGCGGCCAGCTCGAAGGGCGTGCGCTCGTCCTCGTCGAAGTGGCGGCCGATGCGGGAGGGATTGGTGAGGAAGGAAGGAACAGCGGCAGCAGCCGCCGCTGCGGAGGAAGCGGCGGGAGTGCGCGGGCGCGCGGATGCAGTCGAAGAGGCGGACGGAGCGGCCGTGGGGCGATCGGGTGGTCGTGCGGAGCTGCGAAAACGGGAGCAATCCGTCAGCTACAGCACGGAGAGGGGTCGTCGAtggggttagggtttggggcaCTTACACGCCAGGGGCGGAAGGGAGAGGGAGCTCGGAGGGGATGGAGCCGCCGTGGAAGTCCTTGAGCGTCATCGTCGTCACCGCCTTCTTCTTCGACATGGCTGCGGACGACGTCGGGCCAGCCGGCGCCGGAGATGGACGGCTGCTGCCTCTCTCCGAACGGAGGTGCGCTCGATCGGGGCCCGACGCCTCAAGCTTTCCAGGTCCAAGTTTGTGTAGCGCTTCCTGTGGGAGGGAAGTGTTTGATGGGCTGGGTTGGGAATTTTGCACTTTGGCGCTCCATCATTTGGGTAACTCGCGTCTTTACTATCTTCTTTACTATTAAAGGAggatctgccgtcgtcgtgatggttcaacctcgtTCCACCTCCCCCTTCCATCGCTACCTTCCACTCACGTACTACCATCgattttttttctttcagttaCCCTCCGAAAGATAACCGCAACCCCGCGAAGGCAATAACACACGTCACACGCGCCGCTCTCTAATCGACCCCCTCGCCCAACAGAAAAGAAAAATCGTCCCACCCTCACGTCGGGCAAGGCATCGCCTTGCCGGCCAATAGGGTTCGTGCGCAACCGCATCACGAGATCCCAGGTGCTGGATGCGAGACGTTGGCCTTGCCGTGGAACTCTAGCCCCTTTGTCTCCGTAGATCTCCTTCCCCGCCTCTCACTCGCCTAACACCTCGCGCCACCGTGATCCGCCTTCGCCCGAGCTCGCCTTGCCTGAGGTCGCCTCGCCCTTGCTGCCGGCTACGTCGCCCAAGGCCGCGCAGTCCCAGCCCACACGTTGGTTGTTGGTGAGTAACCTCCTCTCTGCTCCCTCTCAGATCCCAACCAGAGCTACCAGTTCGTCATCTCTGCCATGTGCCCCGCGAGGCCGATTCATGCTTCCTGCTGGCGCTCGGCCGTTGTGCTCCACCTCCCTACGTGAGACGTTGTTCAACGGGTTCCCATCTTGGCCTTGGATTATAAGTGTAGCTCATGTATGTGTCATTTATAGAGTTGTCCGTTCACAGTTTATCACTCTCCTGGACCACATGAATATATGCATCCAGCTGACTGAGAGAGGATGTCCCCTTTCCTTCTGAATTTGCCTTCCAATGGTTAGTCCGTAATGATATGTGTTGTCCCGAAGTACACTGTTTTGGCAAGGATTTGAAGCTAGCGTACTAAAGGCCTGAAGTTTTGCAGGTGATTGCTTTAATCGAACTTTGCAAGCAATCTGAAGCCGGCATGTCGTGTTTCTTGCCAGAATGGTACTTGTTGTGTTCGTTTATAAAATTTAAGGAAGATTTGATTTTTtcccacacacacaaaaaaagactTGATCTGATACCTCTAACTGAATATTATTATAATCAAAGAATGGATTTTGAATAAATCCATCATATTCAGAGGTAACATTGGCGTGTCAAATGTTTTGGGATCTAGGTAATAATTTAGTTTACTTACCAAATTGCATTACTAACAAAAGAATTACAAACATGATAGGAAGTCCTATCTGTACTGATGGAGCTAGCACTACATAGTACAACCAACATGTGTCTAGCTAAAGAATCCCTTATTCCATGTATGTATGCTTTTCTCCTAAAGTTTCCATGATTTTTTGCTTGTTTATTAAGATCAGATTAGGGCAATATATACGTCCAAATCTTTACTATTAAAGGAGGATCTGCCGTCGTCATGATGGTTCAACCTCGTTCCACCTCCCCCTTCCATCGCTACCTCCCAACCACGTACTACCATCgattttttttctttcagttaCCCTCCGAAAGATAACCGCAACCCCGCGAAGGCAATAACACACGTCACACGCGCCGCTCTCTAATCGACCCCCTCGCCCAACAGAAAAGAAAAATCGTCCCACCCTCACGTCGGGCAAGGCGATGCATCGCCTTGCCGGCCGATAGGGTTCGTGCGCAACCGCATCACGAGATCCCAGGTGCTGGATGCGAGACGTTGGCCTTGCCGTGGAACTCTAGCCCCTTTGTCTCCGTAGATCTCCTTCCCCGCCTCTCACTCGCCTAACACATGGCGCCGCCGTGATCCGCCTTCGCCCGAGCTCGCCTTGCCTGAGGTCGCCTTGCCCTTGCCGCCGGCTACGTCGCCCAAGGCCGCGCAGTCCCAGCCCGCACGTTGGTTGTTGGTGAGTAACCTCCTCTCTGCTCCCTCTCAGATCCCAACCAGAGCTACCAGTTCGTCATCTCTGCCATGTGCCCCGCGAGGCCGATTCATGCTTCCTGCTGGCGCTCGGCCGTTGTGCTCCGCCTCCCTACGTGAGACGTTGTTCAACGGGTTCCCATCTTGGCCTTGGATTATAAGTGTAGCTCATGTATGTGTCATTTCTAGAGTTGTCCGTTCACAGTTTATCACTCTCCTGGACCACGTGAATATCTGGATCCAGCTGACTGAGAGAGGATGTCCCCTTTCCTTCTGAATTTGCCTTCCAATGGTTAGTCCGTAATGATATGTGTTGTCCCGAAGTACACTGTTTTGGCAAGGATTTGAAGCTAGCGTACTGAAGGCCTGAAGTTTTGCAGGTGATTGCTTTAATCGAACTTTGCAAGCAATCTGAAGCCGGCATGTCGTGTTTCTTGCCAGAATGGTACTTGTTGTGTTCGGTTTATAAAATTTAAGGAAGATTTGATTTTTtcccacacacacaaaaaaagactTGATCTGATACCTCTAACTGAATATTATTATAATCAAAAATGGATTTTGAATAAATCCATCATATTCAGAGATAACATTGGCGTGTCAAATGTTTTGGGATCTAGGTAATAATTTAGTTTACTTACCAAATTGCATTACTAACAAAAGAATTACAAACATGATAGGAAGTCCTATCTGTACTGATGGAGCTAGCACTACATAGTACAACCAACATGTGTCTAGCTAAAGAATCCCTTATTCCATGTATGCATGCTTTTCTCCTAAAGTTTCCATGATATTTTGCTTGTTTATTAAGATCAGATTAGGGCAATATATACGTCCAAATTCAGATCCCAATGGTGCCCAACAAGGAGGGAATCAGCTTGACAAGGGAAGAAGCCTCGACGGTAATTTTAGTTAATTCTAAAATGACAGGACCATGATGGATGTCAGCGACCTGCATCTTGATGAATATCAATTTTCACATACACATATAACTTGCTTTGATACATATATATGCCTCTTCCTCCGAGTAGTATGTCCCAGTTTTTCGTTCTTCATATTCATGTCACTTGACAAATATATTCAATTTTCTCTACACATGCATGTGCCCCGCATACGTCTCTACAGAGCTCGGAACGCCACAATTTTCTCTACACATACGTCTCCTACATATATAGCGGTATGCCACGAGCCCGAGCTTGGAGCGGTCGACGGGGAACCCGGAGCGGGAGGTGAAGACGACGCGCACCGTCAAGGGCGCCTTCTCCGGCGCCACCAAGCTCGGCGGCGACCCGAGGGTGAAGGCGAAGATGCGCTTGTCGTCGCGGGCACGGAGCCGGAGCTGGCGGTGGGAGCAGGAGGCGGAGGGCAGCGCCGGCGTGTTTGAGGGCGTGTTGTGCGGCGACCCGAGGGTGAAGGCGAAGATGCGCTTGTCGTCGCGGGGACGGAGCCGGAGCTGGCGGTGGGAGCAGGAGGCGGAGGGCAGCGCCGGCCTGTTCGAGGGCATGCTGTGCGACCCGGCCACCGGGACGGAGGTGTTGTCGTGGCGCCCGGGCAGTAGAGAGGCCGACCCGCGCAGCGGCATGAGGCGCCGGTACAGGGGCCTCGGGCGAGCGTTCAGCAAGATGCGGGGGCTGGTGGTGGCCGGCGACGAGCAGGACGGAGAAATAACTTGCGTTCACCAAGGCTTCCGGGTAGGGCGGAGAAGTGTTTTGGAAACCGCTGCACGCCCTCAATCCACTCAATCGAACGCCTCATCCAGGACCTGGAACCGTGGCCACAATTTCCTGGATGACGCCACCGCCGTCGATGCAATGCGTTCGTGCTGCACCGCGCCTCTCTGACCTCCA
This window encodes:
- the LOC123426081 gene encoding uncharacterized protein LOC123426081; this translates as MVPNKEGISLTREEASTRYATSPSLERSTGNPEREVKTTRTVKGAFSGATKLGGDPRGVLCGDPRVKAKMRLSSRGRSRSWRWEQEAEGSAGLFEGMLCDPATGTEVLSWRPGSREADPRSGMRRRYRGLGRAFSKMRGLVVAGDEQDGEITCVHQGFRFDEDSHGVGNFKTLLFSEKEVTVFGCRNPKDIHGMRQGVGKEIQNKHKECAADGPAKKVRGGDKDRDLCA
- the LOC123425784 gene encoding translation initiation factor IF-2 isoform X1; the encoded protein is MSKKKAVTTMTLKDFHGGSIPSELPLPSAPGVSARPPDRPTAAPSASSTASARPRTPAASSAAAAAAAVPSFLTNPSRIGRHFDEDERTPFELAAPRRPAPSPPSFPSVPAVAPARSGPGNAWGAKREVAPAAPPVVPAASSGQIWSATRIAQASAVEKVISGRWHLSKPSSPPASVSAPVLETQVVPPEMERPGLVGTRGFDSAIERPRALAVRELDGAMERPRSVGLRGLDVAMEKGVEPVRPASHEGRVGEGKIGEVPERPKLKLLPRSKPIESPAPSPTYVEEKQVLPVPVIASVMQVEVVHEVRQNVIVAKMGVAGADAESRATVERPRLNLKPRSNTVGQSGESAAKERPSLFGGARPREQVLRDRGVDALASDLENTSPVGRSKNEFAKVEQKVEAMTTNPSGEKAESFPVGHRGPRNADRKDYRRDTDRVDGYRPTRREENRKVARDVEKQPEQQRPEPETWRKPVEPPKPEVTAPRFGKAATALELAQAFSKSMSDTVPQSRLTSPRVPPSPGARDQVGFSRLTDNGALHSGSSQRKINGY
- the LOC123425784 gene encoding translation initiation factor IF-2 isoform X2; this encodes MSKKKAVTTMTLKDFHGGSIPSELPLPSAPGVSARPPDRPTAAPSASSTASARPRTPAASSAAAAAAAVPSFLTNPSRIGRHFDEDERTPFELAAPRRPAPSPPSFPSVPAVAPARSGPGNAWGAKREVAPAAPPVVPAASSGQIWSATRIAQASAVEKVISGRWHLSKPSSPPASVSAPVLETQVVPPEMERPGLVGTRGFDSAIERPRALAVRELDGAMERPRSVGLRGLDVAMEKGVEPVRPASHEGRVGEGKIGEVPERPKLKLLPRSKPIESPAPSPTYVEEKQVEVVHEVRQNVIVAKMGVAGADAESRATVERPRLNLKPRSNTVGQSGESAAKERPSLFGGARPREQVLRDRGVDALASDLENTSPVGRSKNEFAKVEQKVEAMTTNPSGEKAESFPVGHRGPRNADRKDYRRDTDRVDGYRPTRREENRKVARDVEKQPEQQRPEPETWRKPVEPPKPEVTAPRFGKAATALELAQAFSKSMSDTVPQSRLTSPRVPPSPGARDQVGFSRLTDNGALHSGSSQRKINGY